The Penicillium oxalicum strain HP7-1 chromosome VIII, whole genome shotgun sequence DNA segment ATCGAGTCTCAGGTCGACCAATCCACGACACAGAATGGGGACTTGAAGTTCCTCGATTTTCTGCAAGGTAAGCGATGGGCAACTCTTGCGCCGAACCCCTGCTGGTCACCGTTCGGTATTGGATAAATTTCTGCCTTCGCAATACGCCATGTGTCTGGGGATTTTCCGAATGTCTATGGACTATCCCCGCTCTGGAGAAACTCGGAGATGGGATATGTGCTTTGGATCGCCATACACAAATTTGTGgcggcgaaaaaaaaacgttcAGACCTATCGGGGTTTATCCACAATACGATTGTAACATGAACCTGCTTATGAACCAAAGACTAATGATGGGTTTCAATAGATGACCTGAACAACATGCCGCAGTATCAGCAGGAGCTTCCTCGGGAGTCTCAAGTGCCCATGCATTCCGCCACGTACTCGGCTATCGCGCAGATGCCTCCAGCCCCAGTGGCGGCAAACCCACCTCCCGCCCAAAATCTGCCGGTGACGGCCCCTCCTTCATCTGCTGTGCCTACACCTGCTCAATCCGCTgcctctccatcttcctcaaccACCTCTGTCAAGCGAAAGAGCTCCAAGGTCACTCCCACAAGCAGCGAGGAAGCCGCTCGGATCATGGCCGAGGAGGACAAGCGTCGCCGCAACACTGCTGCTAGTGCCCGTTTCcgggtgaagaagaagatgcgtGAGCAAGCCTTGGAGCGCAGCTTGAAGGAGACAACCGATAAGAACGAGGCTCTCGAGGCTCGCGTTTCCCAACTGGAGTTGGAGAACCACTGGCTTCGGGGTCTgatcatggagaagaacGGCACTGAGGAGCGAAACGAGGCATCCGAGAAGGTCATCTCCGACATGTTCAAGAAGTTCCTGGCCTCGCGCAAGGCCGAGTCCAGTCTTCCCGAGTCCAAGCACAATGTGAGCAGCACTGTATAGCCAGCGACTGAAAGAAGCGCACCCATACCctccaaaaaggaaacatCCCTACCAATCCACCGAAAAGCGAAAAGCAAAGATGCCTAAGAAAGGAACCCCGACTTATTCCCCCTGCAGCCTGTTTCAACCACTGCTGCTCTGTCCCACTGCTTTGTACCAGGAGTTCAAGGCCGAGCAACACGGAGTTGTTTACATCTTCGGTCTTGAATTCCTGGGTCTTTTAATTCTTGTCTATACACTTTTGTGagcgattttttttttgctttttttttacgagttccttttctcttttcttgaaGGACCTCCATCGAGTGTGATGGAAGGTGCTTGCAGACGAGGGCGGCAGCAGTGTCTATGAGTGACGAATTTCCCATAGTCCAGTCAATTTTGTTTGAATAGACTCAACCTTTATTCTTTCATTGGTATCCTTTATCTTCTAGAGTACTCGAGTCACACATAGAACGCATACAGATTCCAACGTCCCTTTGGAATCAGCACAGGGGGTAAACATGGGATCGAAATATTATTAGTGCCCTCACACTTGATCGCTGGATCATCATCTGACCCCCGACAGAGACTCGGAATGATCTGAAAACATGTTTCTTGTTCTTAACAGACGAGCCAACGCACTCCATTCCTGGCAATCTCACTTTCTCgcaaccaccaccacccccctCACAATCTCACTTCTCGCCCACCACCCAAATACCATCCTTGCCCCCCGAAACTTGCCCAAGTTCAACCCAAACGGCTGGCCCTCGCGAATCCTCCGCCCCAGAAACTTGGTAATTCCGGGAAAAACGTCGCGCGAGATATCGACGATCTCCACGCGATCTCGATCATATCCCGCCTCGACTAACAGCCGGAGGTATTCGTCTCGAGTGAGAAAATTGGCAAACGGGGTACCTGTGATCCAGCAGACGAGGCGCAATTTCAAGCGCTGCCAGAAGGAGGTCTGGtcggcgaggaggagatcaaaGGCCATGAAGGAGGCGTGGAGAGTGGTGTTGGCGTAGTGGAGGATGGGGAGACGGGATGGTTGAAAGTGGTACATTGTGTCGAGGGCGAGGAGccaggttgatgatgatgacaatgaggacgacgatgatggtCTCGAGGAATTGGACTTGAGCGGGGTGGATGTTCTGATTATTTTGGTCATAGAAGTGTGCAGGTCGCCTGTCCAAGTCGATGGGTTGGCGGCATCGGCGCAGAAGATGTTGTAGTTTGAGA contains these protein-coding regions:
- a CDS encoding Regulatory protein cys-3 → MANFNARRAPNFSQYLDDLNAIPSPYDQAVQQRQQENTFNLDEELALFTNTEFFDFDGFTDLGLPTFDAVEPKSSSIESQVDQSTTQNGDLKFLDFLQDDLNNMPQYQQELPRESQVPMHSATYSAIAQMPPAPVAANPPPAQNLPVTAPPSSAVPTPAQSAASPSSSTTSVKRKSSKVTPTSSEEAARIMAEEDKRRRNTAASARFRVKKKMREQALERSLKETTDKNEALEARVSQLELENHWLRGLIMEKNGTEERNEASEKVISDMFKKFLASRKAESSLPESKHNVSSTV